In Rickettsiales bacterium, the genomic stretch TCCCAGGCAATCCAAATTTACCACCTAAATACTTCCCGGGGGTTTGCCTGAATCTCTCAACGTCTGCTTCGATTTCCCTATTCTTTATTTGTTTTTTGTTAACTGATTCAGATACCACCTAACTATCTACCTTTGACTTGGATTATTGATTTTAATGTTAAAAATATCATAGAAATATTAAAAAACTATTAACAACCTCAAACCTAAATTACTTTTCTAGTTTTCTTAACAAACACTTAACCTTTTACAGCTATTTTCCAACTTACTACTTAATGATAATAATTAGGAGATAAATATGGTTGAAAACACTACATCACTTAGAGGACATTACCAACAAAAAGAGACAATCCATGATTATATCATTCTTATGGGAATTGAACAAAGAAACAACATAAAAGGAGGATACAGCAATAAGAAGCAAAATTATGTAAACTATGAGTCGTTTAGAGAAGCGCTTCAGGAATATGACTATCCCAACGAAACCGTTGAAAATAGAGGTAACAAAAATATGAAATGCTTTATTGATGCTGCAAATACCAAATACGAAGTTGATCATAATGAATATTTTTTTGAATATTCTCTTAGCACAGTATGTGGAACAGCTATAGGAGCACTCATGCTACCTATAATATCTCACGGCTTAATGAATATAGCTTATTGCTCTAGAACACATGAACTACCCACTTATGCATATGTTGTAACTACAATTATTGGTATGATTGCTGGTGGAAGTCTTGGTTATAAAGGCCAATATTATATAAAAGAGTATGATTTAGAACAACAAGCTTTTGTTGATGCAGCTCATGAATGCTATAACAACATTCACAAGCCAGTTGGAGAACTCCCCCCCCCTGAAGTTGATGCTTATTAGACTTAACCCGCCATTTAAAAAAGAATGAATTAGACCAAAAGGTCTAGCAGAGTTTTTTGATTTCTAGATTCTCGAAAACCTAATGGTTTTCAAGAATGACGAGTAGTGAAGAAAGACTGCCTTCTTTAATTACTCCTAGATGACGAATGGGGGAGAGGAATGCCCCTCCCCTTAGATAACAAGTTGTCGTCATTCTTGAATTGGTTTATACCAATTCGAGAATCCAGTTTAAAGTTTTTACCAAGATCACAAAGCTCTAAAAGAATAAAAGATTAATGAATTATCCATACAGGGAGAATAGTTTTAAATTCTGGATCCCACGCTCATTCGGCTAACGCCTCATGGCTCTTAGATGACAAGTCTTGAGGGAAAGTCTAACGCCTATTTACTCTTAGACGATACAAGAAATTCAGACAATAAAAAACCAGCCGGAAAATTAATTCTCGCTGGTTTTTTTATTATATTCGTATAATTTTTAGATATAATCTTATGAACTTACATGAATGTAAGTACGGTGGCTTCTTTTATCGAAAGAAACTGAACCTGGCACAAGAGCATGCAATGTGTGGTCTCTACCCATGTGAACATTTCTTCCCGGATGGAATTTTGTTCCTCTTTGGCGAACTAAAACAACACCTGGGTGAACTTTCTGTCCATCACCAACTTTAGTACCTAATCTACGACCTATTGTGTCTCTACCGTTTCTGGAACTACCACCAGCTTTTTTCGTGGCCATTTATCTATCTCCTTAAACTATTTTTCTAAATTAATAGAAATTACTTTTACTAATGAAATTGGTTGTCTATGACCGTTTTTACGACGATGATTCTTTCTTCTTTTCTTTTTAAAGATGATCACCTTATCATCTTTATCTTGATCAACAACTTGAATTTTTACAGAAGCACCTTTAACATAAGGAGCACCAACAGAAGCTTTACCTCCATCTTTGCCCATCACCATAACTTCTTCTAACTTTATTTCTTCACCAACAGCTGCATCAAGCTTTTCTAGCTTAAGAACCTGGTTCTCTGCTACTTTATATTGCTTTCCACCACTTTTAAAAACCGCAAACATTGCTATTCCTTCAAATATTGTTTATATAATAAGAGTCAAACTATAGCCTGTATTTATAGAATGTCAATAAAATTATTATGTTTTTTAGGAGCCAACTCAACAAAAATAAAAAATTAATGACTAGCCGATTTCTTAGCTGATTTTGCAGCTTCTTTAGCTGGGCTACGTGTTTTTCTATCAGGGCTAGGAACTGTATGATTATATGAAGCTCCTGCCGCAGATAGCTGCCTACCTATGTTGATGATTTTATCTTGCTCCGATTGAGGCAATGAAGAAACTTTCTCAGTAACATCAGTTAAAAAATCCCAAGACCTTTCTAATCTCTCTTCTTCACTATTGGCTTGAGGTGTAGAATCTGCATCCTTAGCTAATTCATCACCACTACCTTGTTTCTTTGCTTCTATATCGGACACCAACAATAGCCTTCTTTAAATAACGTTTGACACATAATACACCTAAAAAGTAAATAAATGGTTAACTTAAATCTCCGCCCAATTTTTTCCATGATCTATATTAACGTCCAAAGGAATGCTAAGAGTAATTGCAGATTCCATTATTTGCTTTGTGAGTTTACTTAAAACCTCCACGGATTCTTCTTTTACCTCTAATATTAATTCATCATGTATTTGCAATAAAATTTTAGCAGGCAAATTCCTCTTCTCTATTTCTTTATTTAATTGAATCATAGCCTTTTTTATAATATCCGCAGCGGTTCCCTGCAAAGGAGCATTAATTGCTGCACGCTCAGCAAAGTTTCTAATTGCACTATTTGAATCATTAATTGTTCTAGTGTAGCATTTACGCCCCTGAAGAGTTTCAACGAAACCATTCTCTCTGGCAAATTCTTTGGTTCTTTCCATATATTGTTTAATCCCTGGATAATGCTCAAAATAAGATTCTATATATTTATTAGCATCAGATCTAGAGATTGATAATTGCTTAGCTAAACCAAATGCACTCTGGCCATAAATAATACCAAAATTAATGGCCTTTGCTTGACGACGCAAATCTGAAGTTACTTCTGATAAAGGAATTTTAAACACCTCACTAGCAGTTATTGCATGAATATCTTGATGATTCTTGAATGCATCTTGAAGACTTGCAATCTCTGCCATATGAGCAAGAAGACGCAATTCCACTTGAGAATAATCAGCTGAAATTAATTGGTAACCAGGCTTTGCTATAAATGCCGATCTAATTTTAGTACCATCATCACTACGAATAGGAATATTTTGTAAGTTAGGGTTGCTAGAGCTGAGTCTCCCTGTGGAAGTGGAAGTCATCTGAAAACTAGTGTGAATACGCCCCTCACTATCTGCGTTTTTTCCTAAACTCTTAGCATAAGTATTATTTAATTTACTTAAATGACGCCAATGCAAAATTAAATCAGCAATCTTATGCCCCTGATGAGATAACTCTTCTAAAACTTCGACATTTGTGCTGAACTTTTTATTTTTAGCTTTTTTCTCATCACTCAGCAAATCTAATTTATTAAACAAAACCTCTGCCATTTGCTTAGGAGAACCTAAATTAAACTCCATGCCCGCAATTTCATAAATCTCTTTCTCTAACTTTAAGCATCGCTTGGAGAAGTCTTCTGAGATTTCTTTAAGCTTTAATTGATCAACTAGAATACCCTCTAGCTCCATTTTATACAAAACATATGAAAGAGGCTTCTCTATTCTTTCATAAAGAATGAGTAGTTTTTCTTTCACAAGCTGGAGCTTAAGCTTAGAATATAATTGCAATAAGAATAATGCAGAATAGCCCAGCCATTGCTTTAACTCTAAATCATCTCCTAAGCTAGAATAATGCTGAACCAAAGTTTTTAAATCATGACCATGCACACCATTATTCAATATATAAGAAATGAGCTGAATATCATCAGATGTTTGCCAAGCCACCTCTTCAACAACAACATATTCAGCAATGATATGATAAAATGTTTTTACATCATGTAATATTTTATTAATGGAGCTATCATTTATAAAGGGAATTAAAATATTAGATAATTCTTTTATAGAAAAACCATTATTACTTTGAAATAAACCACTATTTAATGAACCTGCAATACTGCAAATCACAATTTCTGAAGGATCACAAGAAATACATAAAAACCCTGCTTCTAATATTAGACTAAGTTGGCCGCTAGATGAAGTTTTGCGTTCTAACCATGACTTTAAATCTTCTCCTGTTTTCAATTCAATAATCTTAGCGCTTAAAATAGGATCATGATATTCTATATTCTGATGATTAAAATTTTGGCATATTTTATCCGCCCTGCTATATAAAGAATTAAAGTTTTGCTCATGGAGAAAATCCTTAAATTGATCAACATGAGAAATTTTAATCCTTAAATCATCCAAGCTATTTTCTGTGGGAACCTGATCTTCAAGCACAACAAGTTTTTGAGATAAATAAGCTAATTCTTTATTATCAATTAGTGATTGTTTACGTTTGCTACTAGGGATTTCATCCATACTCTGATAAATCCCATCTAAACTATTATATTTATTTAGTAACTCAGAAGCCGTTTTCGGACCAATTCCTGGAACTCCTGGAATATAATCTGCACTATCACCAATAAGAGCTAAAATATCAATTATCTGATCCGGACGAACACTAAATTTATCTTCCACTTGTGTCGCTTTAATATATTTAGATTTAATAGGATCATAAAGACTGATGTTATCATCAATTAACTGCATCAGATCTTTATCTGAAGAAATAACTGTTACCTTCATTCCCTTGTTGCTAGCATCTTTTGCAAAAGTGGCTATAAGATCATCAGCTTCATATCCCTTTTGCTCTAAAATATCTATGTTTAAGGATGAGACGGCTTTTCTAACAAGAGGAAACTGTGGGATTAAGTCTTCCGGAGCTGGAGGACGATGAGATTTATACTCAGGAAATATATCATGACGAAAAGTTTTTCCACCAGAATCAAGAACAACCGCTAAATGTGAACAAGTGAATTCTAATAGCACTTTGCTGAGCATTGAAGTGAAGCCAAATATTGCTCCCACCGGAGTTCCGTCTTCCCTCCTTAAGGGAGGAAAAGCATGGAAAGCTCTGAATACAAAGCCATATCCGTCAATTAATACTAAATGCTGATTCTCTTTGGTCATAATGGGGTACTAAATCTTAAAATATATTACTGCCTAACACTAACACAAAGAAGCGTAATATGTCTAGCGTGATGGATCTATTGACAATGAAAATTCAAATAGTTTTATAAAGCTTCTATTGGTATTGTTGAATAAATATAGTATCATATTTAATATTTAGCCTTTAGGCCTTTAAACCATAAACTATGAGAATTATTATGATCAATAGAATATTTGCTTTGCCAAAATATGTTTTAAAAACACTATATGCACTTTTAATTTTAATATTCTTGGTTGCTGTTATATTAGCATGTGGAGTTTGGTGGCTTTCTAGTGATAATGGCCAAAGCTATGTACATAAAATGATAAAAGAACAATTTTCTAAAGAAGTTGGCTATCAAATTCAAGCAGAAGATGTAAGCTTCCATTTTCCAATGAATATGAAAATTAATAATCTTTCTTTATCTGATCAGAAAGGAAAATGGTTAGATATAAAAAATATTTCAGTGAATATTTTATTAAATCCCAATATATATAAACATCTTATAATTAGAAATTTTTCTATTGATAAATTTGCATTACTAAGAAAACCTCAAGAGGCAAAAATAAATGGCAATAAAGAAGTAAAACAAAAAACTGAGAAAACTATCGAGGATAAAAATCATAAGAAATATGACATAAAGATCTCAGTCAATAATATCAACATTAAAGAGATTATTATTGCATCATCTTTAGCAAATCTTCCAAAAGATGCTAAATTATCAATTAATGGGGAAATTCTCTGGGATAATTTAAGTCAAAGCCTCACATTCAGTAATAGCTTAAAATTAGGACAAATTGTTTATTACGTTAGCCCAATAAAATTAAATTTATCAGGAAAATATTTATTAGAAGATAGCAACTCTAAAACCCCAAAAATATCAGCAAATATAAAAAATGAAAAAATTAAAATAGGATTACCTAACCCGTTCTCCACTTCGCCTGGTGAAGATACACAAAAGAAATATTCACCTGCAGCAAATACGCAAAACAATCAATCTCATACTAGTAAGACTGATAATCAATCAATCATACTAGATATGCTTTTAGATGTTGATGACAATATATTTATCTCTGGATATGGCCTTGATCTTGCAGTTGGCGGTAAATTAAAGATAACTGGCGATGCTAACAATCCTATTTATAAAGGAAGGCTAGGCATGGCTGAAGGAATCTTCAAACAATTTGGTCGTGACTTTAAACTTCAAAAAGCTGATTTAGTGTTTAATGGCCATATTCCTCCCTACCCATATTTAGATGTGGTAGGCACGGCTAACATAGAGGGAATTGAAATTATACCAAGCATTATAGGGCCTTTAACAAGCCCCTCACTTAAGGTTGATTCCTCCTCTTCCAATAAAGATATTATATCTAAATTATTATTCAAAGATGGAAAGTCTAAAATTAACACAACTGAAATAAAGAAATCAGCGAAAAAAGCGGAAAAGGAAGTGGCCAAGGCATTTGAGTCTTTCTTTAAGTAAAACTAGATTATCACGACCTAAGTATACCAATAATAGCTGTAATAACACCTCTCTCTACTTTTAGTTGAATTGCGCGTAATCCTCATATAAACTCATATGTAATATGAAAAATTAAAAGAGGCAATACTAAAGTGAAGATTAAACAAAACTTTAAAAATTTAAAGAAGCCGGATGAAATTGAACAAGAAGCACTACAGAATTATTTAAAAACTCTTTATGGTGATCCTAATTATGAAGTTAAAGATGCTTCTTACGTTGAAGATACTGAACCACAGTTAGATGAAGGATATAAGAGAAGAGCAAATATTTTACTTGATGAACTTCTTCGTATTTCAGATAATCCAAAATTTGAACAATTAAGACCCGCTTTAACAGAAAATGTATCGCCAGGTGAAATGAGAGGAATCGCCGATGAGGTTAAAAGAACTGCAGAGGTCATTTGTTATAGAACTGAAAACGGCTTAGTTGCTTCTCCAGAAAAATTTCAAGCAGAAATAAAAAGCGCCACCATTGATGCTTGCACCCCTGGCGCTCTAACGAATATGCAGAAAATAGTTCATTCTATGGATGATTCATTATATAACGCAAAATATGAATATATTCAAAATTTAGCTACAGAATATGCTAGAAACCATATATCATATTCTTCTGGCAATGAGGTTCATGTTGCAAATGAGTTGATTCATGAAGTGAGCAAAGAATATAATGTATATCCTCCTAAAGATATTCATGCTAGATATCGAGATCTGTCTTCTCCCCCAAGTAGAAAATTTAAAAAGAACGCAAAGTTTAAAGATTATTTAAATGACACTCTGAATACAAGAGAAGGAATATATAGTTTGGTTGAGAGCTTTGCTAATAATTACCTAAGCAGATTACCTGATACACCAAAACTAGGCTTTTTGCCTGTCAAAGAAGGAGATATCAACAGCCCTGCATTAGAACAAATATCTAGCATAGCTGCTTCTCTAGGAATTGGATCAGATGGTATCATTGAATATAATGATGATTATACTAAATTTAAATATAAAGATAACTACCAAGATGCTATCCAACTTGCAATAACACATAGATTTATGCAGGAAGGATTTATAGATCAACAAGCTTTAGAATATAATAAAGTTACCTTGATGGCAGAGCATAGTAAATTTGTTAGAAATACATATGGTAAATTTGTTCAAGAAAAAATTCCCGCACACAATATTGAACGCAAGGTTACAGTAATTGAAGCTCCCAATTCTTGGTATGTGACAAGCCAAAAAAATGACTGTTTAACCATTGAAGAAAAACTCTTCAGTAGCATGAAATTAAAAGGTCTAACTAAGAATAGACAGAATCTTGAAGATTATTTACACGAGCAATTAGCAGATAGAATGGAGCTTGGCCTTGAAAATGCTCTAAGAACTGTCATAGAAGAAGATGAAGAAAAAATAGACTTAGAACAACCAGATATTATCAAAGAACTAACTCTCTTAAGTGATCAAATAAAAGACCTGCAGAAATATCTAACTAAAGAAGAATTATCATCTTTGTCAAATGACGATTTAAATAAATGGATAGAATTTAGCAAATCACCGGATAAATCAGAATTCATAGCTAAATTTGACAATGGACTAATGTTAGAAAAACATCTTAAAAGTGAGAATATAACATATCCAGATTTTCAAAGAAAGAATTTTTCTTTCCCTAAAACAATAATAGAAAATTCAAATATAGAATTAATCTCTTATCTTGCGACGAATCTTACGCAGGAAGAAGCATCTTATATTAAACCTTTCATAAATGGATCTATGCAAGTAGCTATGGAAAAGGAAAACCTTGAAACTATTGAAAAATTAGTAAAACTAGGTGCTGATATAAATTTTGAGGATGCAAAGGACAGATCTCCCCTGGATTTTGCAGCCCAAAATGGACATGTTGAAGCCATTGGAAAATTAGTAGAACTAGGTGCTGATATAAATTTTCAGGGTAGGTTTGAGAATGGACCAACAGCCCTGCATTATGCGGCCCTAAGTGGACATGTTGAAGCTATTACAAAATTAGTAGACTTAGGCGCTGATATAAATCTTCAGGAGAAGATTGATGGAGCAACAGCCCTGCATTCTGCAGCCCGCAATGGACATGTTGAAGCTATTACAAAATTAGTAAATCTAGGTGCTGATATAAATCTTCAGAATGAAAGGAAAAAAACTCCTCTACATATTGCAGCCGACAATGGAGATGTTGAAACTATTAAAGAATTAGTAAAACTAAATGCTGATCCAAACACAAAAAATGAATATGGACTGACAGCCCTGCATTTTGCAGCCCACTATGGACATGTTGAAGCTATTAAAGAATTAGCAAACTTAAAAGCTGATATAAATCTTCAGGATGAAGATGGAAAAACAGCCCTGCATCATGCAGCTGCAAAAGAGAAAGTTGAAGCCGTTGGGAAATTAGTAGAACTAGGTGCTGATATAAATGCTAAAAACAAAGAAGGAAAGTCGGCTCTGGATTATATAATACAATTTGTAAGATCCAATTCTGACCAATCAAATGAATGGAAAACGGCTTTAAATACTAAAGATAAAGATGGACTAACACTTCTGCATTATGCGGCAAAAAAGGAAGACCTTGAAACTATTGAAAAATTAGTAGAGCTAGGTGCTGATCCAAACGCAAAAAATAAACATGGAACAACTGCCCTGCATTATGCGGCCACGAAGGGAGAGGCCAAAGCTATTAAAGACCTAGTAGACTTAGGCGCTGATATAAATGATCAAAATGATCATAAAATGACAGCTCTGCACTATGCTGTCGTGAATAAAAAAATTGAATCTATTGGAGAATTACTAGAATTAGATGCTGATCCAAACATTAAAAACAACAAAGGGAAAACAGCCTTAGAATCATTAAGTCCTGAGCTTCATAATGAACTTGTAAATCACTTAGCAAAAACTGATAAAAACAAACTTCCTAAGATAATAAATAATTTTGCTACACAAACTAAAGATAATCCTCATGCATGGAAGTTAATTGAAGAAACTATAGCAGCAATTAATCCTAAGGATCGTCCTTTGATTGTTCTAGCCGCATTAAACAAAATAAATAATACTTCTCATGAAAAAAGACTGTTAAAATTACTTCCAAAAGAAGACAAGGCTAAGGCAGCTGTTCATGCTGATAAAAACCTATTACAAGAACTGGGTAATATATTAAATTTATACGGAGGAATGGAAACTTCTTCTAATATGACTCCTCCCAGGTCTATACAAAAAACTAATCTTGCTAAAAATAAAACGCGCAATTAAAGAATAGAATCACAATTCATTAAGTAGTGCTTTAACAATTTAAAAACTCTAGTTCGGTTTCTAAAGATTAAAAGAGAAGATTACACTGAATCCTTAAGCTTACCTCAAAAACACACTAAACTATAGGAAAAACAAAGAGGAAGGGTACCAGCTCGCAGAATAAGTTAAAGGAGTAAAAAAACTTTTTAGTGCCAACTGGTGATTATGATCATAAATAAATGTTCACTATTTGTCAACATCTATTTTTAATTTTTCGTTAAAAGTTTTTCAACTATAGGTTAATAAATTATACTTTTGTATTACTTTATCTATAATTTCTTTAGAAATATTACAGTCATAAAATTTCTCTAATGCCACTATTCCAGTGGGAGAAGTGACATTAATCTCGGAAAGGTAACCTCCGATTACATCGATCCCAACAAGAAATAAATTATTTTCAACTAATTTTGGTTTAATTGCCTCACATATTTGCTTTTCTCTTTCAGTTAATTTGGTTTTATAAGAAGTTCCTCCACAAGCCAAATTAGATCTTATGTCCCCTGATTTAGGAACTCTTAAAATTCCACCCACTGGTTCGCCATCAACTAAAATTATACGCTTATCCCCTTGAGATATTTCATCAAGAAATTTTTGAACAATTACTGGTGCTTTATATTTTTGAATTAGATCATTTATTATCTTGCCCAAATTATGATCACCTTCCTGAACACAAAACACATCATTACCTGCAAAACTATAAAGAGGTTTTATAACTGTCTTCTCATAATTTTTTGCAAATTTTTTAGCCTCTTCTTGATTATAAGTAATGAGACTTGGAGGAATTAAATCAATATAATCTAATATCGAGAGCTTCTCAGGAAAATCACGAATAGCTCGTGGATCATTAACAATTAATGTTTTATCAGCAATCCTTTCTAATAAATAAGTTGTGGTAAGATAAGCCATATCATAGGGAGGATCTTGACGAATAAAAATTATATTCATTTCCTCTAAATTTATCACTTGCGGTGCATTTAAGTGATAATCGCCTTTAATAATTTTCACCTCTTGAATTCTTGCGAAGACATTCCCATCTAAAAAAAACAAATTTTCAGGAGTAAAATGATATATGGATCCAACCTTTGCAGCCTCTAACATTATTCTCCAAGTGCTATCACTTGCAAAATTAAGTCTATCCATTGGATCCATTTGAAATGCTATCTTCATATTAAGATACAAACCCACAAAGCTCTTTAATCTCTTTAATATTTACTTCAGCAATAGCCTTAGCTGATGAAGCACCTTTTTTTAAAACTTGGCGAACATAACCCTCATCATTTGAACATAGCTCTTTTATTTTATTGCCAATTGGAGTGATTTCATCAATAAGCACTTCAGCTAAATCCTGTTTGAACTGCCCCATGAGCTTACCGTTATATCGCTCCTGTATTTCAGCAACTGAACTTCCCGTTAAAGCTGCATATATCTCTAATAAATTAGCAACCTCTGGCCTGCTTTCTTTATCATAAAATATTTCAGCAATGGAGTCAGATTTTGCTTTCTTAATTTTTTGCAAGATCACATCAGCATCATCTATTAAATTAATCCTGCTAAGATCAGATGGATCAGACTTGCTCATTTTATTTAAGCCATCACGCAAACTCATGATTCTTGCTGCAGATTTCATAATCATTGCATCTGGTAATTTAAAATAGTCATGATTTACATAACGATTAAACGAACTTGCTATATCTCTAGCAAGCTCTAGGTGCTGGCGTTGATCTTCACCCACCGGGACTAAATTTG encodes the following:
- the rpmA gene encoding 50S ribosomal protein L27, giving the protein MATKKAGGSSRNGRDTIGRRLGTKVGDGQKVHPGVVLVRQRGTKFHPGRNVHMGRDHTLHALVPGSVSFDKRSHRTYIHVSS
- the rplU gene encoding 50S ribosomal protein L21 — protein: MFAVFKSGGKQYKVAENQVLKLEKLDAAVGEEIKLEEVMVMGKDGGKASVGAPYVKGASVKIQVVDQDKDDKVIIFKKKRRKNHRRKNGHRQPISLVKVISINLEK
- the polA gene encoding DNA polymerase I — its product is MTKENQHLVLIDGYGFVFRAFHAFPPLRREDGTPVGAIFGFTSMLSKVLLEFTCSHLAVVLDSGGKTFRHDIFPEYKSHRPPAPEDLIPQFPLVRKAVSSLNIDILEQKGYEADDLIATFAKDASNKGMKVTVISSDKDLMQLIDDNISLYDPIKSKYIKATQVEDKFSVRPDQIIDILALIGDSADYIPGVPGIGPKTASELLNKYNSLDGIYQSMDEIPSSKRKQSLIDNKELAYLSQKLVVLEDQVPTENSLDDLRIKISHVDQFKDFLHEQNFNSLYSRADKICQNFNHQNIEYHDPILSAKIIELKTGEDLKSWLERKTSSSGQLSLILEAGFLCISCDPSEIVICSIAGSLNSGLFQSNNGFSIKELSNILIPFINDSSINKILHDVKTFYHIIAEYVVVEEVAWQTSDDIQLISYILNNGVHGHDLKTLVQHYSSLGDDLELKQWLGYSALFLLQLYSKLKLQLVKEKLLILYERIEKPLSYVLYKMELEGILVDQLKLKEISEDFSKRCLKLEKEIYEIAGMEFNLGSPKQMAEVLFNKLDLLSDEKKAKNKKFSTNVEVLEELSHQGHKIADLILHWRHLSKLNNTYAKSLGKNADSEGRIHTSFQMTSTSTGRLSSSNPNLQNIPIRSDDGTKIRSAFIAKPGYQLISADYSQVELRLLAHMAEIASLQDAFKNHQDIHAITASEVFKIPLSEVTSDLRRQAKAINFGIIYGQSAFGLAKQLSISRSDANKYIESYFEHYPGIKQYMERTKEFARENGFVETLQGRKCYTRTINDSNSAIRNFAERAAINAPLQGTAADIIKKAMIQLNKEIEKRNLPAKILLQIHDELILEVKEESVEVLSKLTKQIMESAITLSIPLDVNIDHGKNWAEI
- a CDS encoding translocation/assembly module TamB, which translates into the protein MINRIFALPKYVLKTLYALLILIFLVAVILACGVWWLSSDNGQSYVHKMIKEQFSKEVGYQIQAEDVSFHFPMNMKINNLSLSDQKGKWLDIKNISVNILLNPNIYKHLIIRNFSIDKFALLRKPQEAKINGNKEVKQKTEKTIEDKNHKKYDIKISVNNINIKEIIIASSLANLPKDAKLSINGEILWDNLSQSLTFSNSLKLGQIVYYVSPIKLNLSGKYLLEDSNSKTPKISANIKNEKIKIGLPNPFSTSPGEDTQKKYSPAANTQNNQSHTSKTDNQSIILDMLLDVDDNIFISGYGLDLAVGGKLKITGDANNPIYKGRLGMAEGIFKQFGRDFKLQKADLVFNGHIPPYPYLDVVGTANIEGIEIIPSIIGPLTSPSLKVDSSSSNKDIISKLLFKDGKSKINTTEIKKSAKKAEKEVAKAFESFFK
- a CDS encoding ankyrin repeat domain-containing protein, which gives rise to MKIKQNFKNLKKPDEIEQEALQNYLKTLYGDPNYEVKDASYVEDTEPQLDEGYKRRANILLDELLRISDNPKFEQLRPALTENVSPGEMRGIADEVKRTAEVICYRTENGLVASPEKFQAEIKSATIDACTPGALTNMQKIVHSMDDSLYNAKYEYIQNLATEYARNHISYSSGNEVHVANELIHEVSKEYNVYPPKDIHARYRDLSSPPSRKFKKNAKFKDYLNDTLNTREGIYSLVESFANNYLSRLPDTPKLGFLPVKEGDINSPALEQISSIAASLGIGSDGIIEYNDDYTKFKYKDNYQDAIQLAITHRFMQEGFIDQQALEYNKVTLMAEHSKFVRNTYGKFVQEKIPAHNIERKVTVIEAPNSWYVTSQKNDCLTIEEKLFSSMKLKGLTKNRQNLEDYLHEQLADRMELGLENALRTVIEEDEEKIDLEQPDIIKELTLLSDQIKDLQKYLTKEELSSLSNDDLNKWIEFSKSPDKSEFIAKFDNGLMLEKHLKSENITYPDFQRKNFSFPKTIIENSNIELISYLATNLTQEEASYIKPFINGSMQVAMEKENLETIEKLVKLGADINFEDAKDRSPLDFAAQNGHVEAIGKLVELGADINFQGRFENGPTALHYAALSGHVEAITKLVDLGADINLQEKIDGATALHSAARNGHVEAITKLVNLGADINLQNERKKTPLHIAADNGDVETIKELVKLNADPNTKNEYGLTALHFAAHYGHVEAIKELANLKADINLQDEDGKTALHHAAAKEKVEAVGKLVELGADINAKNKEGKSALDYIIQFVRSNSDQSNEWKTALNTKDKDGLTLLHYAAKKEDLETIEKLVELGADPNAKNKHGTTALHYAATKGEAKAIKDLVDLGADINDQNDHKMTALHYAVVNKKIESIGELLELDADPNIKNNKGKTALESLSPELHNELVNHLAKTDKNKLPKIINNFATQTKDNPHAWKLIEETIAAINPKDRPLIVLAALNKINNTSHEKRLLKLLPKEDKAKAAVHADKNLLQELGNILNLYGGMETSSNMTPPRSIQKTNLAKNKTRN
- the gshB gene encoding glutathione synthase encodes the protein MKIAFQMDPMDRLNFASDSTWRIMLEAAKVGSIYHFTPENLFFLDGNVFARIQEVKIIKGDYHLNAPQVINLEEMNIIFIRQDPPYDMAYLTTTYLLERIADKTLIVNDPRAIRDFPEKLSILDYIDLIPPSLITYNQEEAKKFAKNYEKTVIKPLYSFAGNDVFCVQEGDHNLGKIINDLIQKYKAPVIVQKFLDEISQGDKRIILVDGEPVGGILRVPKSGDIRSNLACGGTSYKTKLTEREKQICEAIKPKLVENNLFLVGIDVIGGYLSEINVTSPTGIVALEKFYDCNISKEIIDKVIQKYNLLTYS
- the trpS gene encoding tryptophan--tRNA ligase — protein: MKNRVVSGIQPSGIMHLGNYLGAIKNWVSLQDKHQCLFFLADLHTITVSQDPKELRRNVIGTAAAYLACGIDPNKSILFSQSNVTEHSELGWILSCMTSIGWLERMTQFKDKGGSDKARSSLGLFSYPVLQAADVLIYKANLVPVGEDQRQHLELARDIASSFNRYVNHDYFKLPDAMIMKSAARIMSLRDGLNKMSKSDPSDLSRINLIDDADVILQKIKKAKSDSIAEIFYDKESRPEVANLLEIYAALTGSSVAEIQERYNGKLMGQFKQDLAEVLIDEITPIGNKIKELCSNDEGYVRQVLKKGASSAKAIAEVNIKEIKELCGFVS